The region TCGCGATCGATCGATTCCACAAGTTGATTGAACGCGGCGATCCGCGCTTCAATCCGCACTTCCTCACGCAATTCGCGCAGCGCGGCGTCTTCCAAGGTTTCACCGGCCTCGACGAGGCCGCCGGGCAATGAAAAAACTCCCGTGAAGGGCGGGCGGACGCGTCTGGCAAGAAGCACAAGGCCATCCCGGAACACGGCCAAGCTCACGCCAAGGCACGGGCGCGTAGGATATTCCCGCGCGGAGCCGGACGCATCAGAGGGGCGCGAACGAGCGGGGGTCATGGATAAAGGCGCTCCTTATGCCAGGCAGTTTGCTCCGTTTGCCGCCGGAAGACGATACGGTCGTGCAGCCGGAAGGCCCCCTCCGACCAGAATTCGAGATAGAGGGGCGAAATCCTGTAGCCGAACCAATGGGGCGGCCTTGGAACTTCGCTGAGGGCGAATTTCGCGGCGAATTTGGCCGCCGCGGTCTCCAGGGCGAACCGGCTTTCGAGCGGCCGCGATTGCTGGCTTGCCCAGGCGCCAATCTTGCTCTGCAAAGGCCGGCTGGCGAAATAGGCATCCACCTCGGCGCCACCCACAAGGGTCACCGGGCCGCGCAAACGAACCTGCCGCCGCAGTGATTTCCAGTGAAAAACCGCCGCCGCGTGCATGTTTGCCTGCAGCTCCTGTCCCTTGGCGCTCTCCGAGTTCGTATAAAAGACAAATCCGGCGGGTGTTGCGTCCTTGAGCAGGACCATGCGCACATCCGGCAGCCCATCGGCGCCGGCCGTCGCCAGCGCCATTGCGTCCGCATCGCTCGGCTCGCTTTTTTTGGCGTCTTCGAACCAGGAGGCGAACAAAGCAAATGGCTCGGCGGAGCCGGTAAAGTCACCACTCGTTAACTCGTTCAACGTACCCTCCAGAAGAGCCAATTTTAGCAGGCAGCGGACTTGTGACAGTATATGAAATTCGCCGCGAAACGACGGCATCCGCTTGGGGCGAGGCCTTTTAGCATGGCTTGCGGGGGTCGAACCATTGTTTGGTATTCCTGGTTGCGGGCCGTGCCGCTCGTCCGCGCCGGCGGCCTTGGCTGTGCGCTGGCTGTCCTCGCCGGATGTTCCATGTCGTTTCCCATTTCACCCTTGATGACGCCGTCCTCCAAGGAGGATGTCACCGGGACCATTACGAAGGCATCGATTGCCAATCTTCTCGAGCCCGAGGATTGGCGCCGCGCCAAGGCGGCGTTGTCGACCGCCCTCGACCCGCAAGGCAATGGGTCGCTCGTCGGTTGGGACAATCCGGAATCGGGCAACAAAGGTTCGTTTATCCCGGTTGGCAAACCCTATCCGTTGGAGTCCGGGATTTGCCGGGTCTTCCTTGCCGAGCTTGACCGGAAGGGGGCCGAACAATCCATCCAAGGCACCGCTTGCGCGGACACCAAGGGCGAATGGACGATCGCCGAAGCCAAACCCTGGAAAAAGGCGTGAACGCCGATTGGCTTCCGCAAGGGCCAAGTTTCCAATAAAAACCTTGCGGCGGCCGCGCCGCCATCCCAAGTTGAGGGAGCACACTTGCGCTCGTGCCAGCGGGCGAGCGCGACAATGGGATGATCGATGCGTGATCCGTATGTGGTTCTGGGAGTTGAGAAATCCGCCAGCCTGGCCGATGTCAAAAAGGCTTTTCGCAAGCTCGCCAAGAAGTATCATCCAGATCAGAGCAAGGAGCCAAAGGCGAAGGAGAAATTCGCCGAGGCAAACTCTGCCTATGAAATTTTGGGCGACGAGAAAAAGCGTGCTGCTTTCGACCGGGGCGAGATTGATGCGGAAGGCAAACCGCGTTTCCACGGGTTTGAGGGGTTTGGCGCGGAGGGGCCGGGCTTTGGCCGCCGCGCGCAAGCCGGCGGCCCCGGGTTCCAGCATTTTGAGTTCAATTTCGGTGGCGGTCAGCCGGGTGGAGCGGCGGAAGGATTGAACCCGGGCGATATTTTCTCCGAGCTCTTTAGTGCGGGGGCAGCCGCCGGGCGCCGGCGTGGCGGGCGTGGCGCCGCCGGGCCTCCGCCACGCGGCGAAGATGTGAGCGCGGTCGTAACGATCACTCTTGCCGAAGCGGTCAAGGGGACCACCGCGCGCGTCACTTTGCCGACGGGCCGCACTTTGGAAGTGACCGTCCCGGCCGGGATTGAGGATGGCAAGCAAATCCGCCTGAAACGGCAAGGTCATCAAAGCCCTCTCGGCGGCGAACCGGGCGATGCCATGGTCACAGTGCAGATCGCCAAGCACCCCTATTTCCGGATCGAGGGGCGCGATCTGCGGCTTGAGTTGCCGGTAACCCTCTACGAGGTGGTTGTCGGTGCCAAGGTTAACGCGCCGACCCTCGACGGCACGGTGGAACTGACGGTTCCTCCCGGGTCGAATGGCGGGCGCACTCTGCGGCTGCGCGGCAAGGGACTGCCGAATCCCCAAGGGCCGGCTGGAGATCTTCTGGTGACCTTGAAAATCGTTCTGCCCGATGAGACGGACAGCGAACTTGCGGGCTTGATGCGCAAATGGGAAAGCCAAAAGCCCTATAATCCACGCGCCGGCATGAAGTAACCACGACACCAAGCCGCGCGGCGGGACAACCGACGAGCCGCGAAGATGCGCTGCGTAAGGGGATATTGCTCATGACGCAAACCGGGGCGGACGAGGCCATCCGAGAACCGTTTGATGCGCTGGCCCTGGCGAAGGAGCTTTTGCGCTCAGTCCGCGCCGGGGCGCTGGCGACCGTGGTTCCGGGTCAAGCGTCCCCCTTCGTCAGTCTCGTGAACGTTGCGACGGCGCCGGACGCAAGCCCCATTCTGTTGCTGTCGGAACTTGCCGCCCATACGAGGCATCTTGCCGCCGATCCTCGCGTTTCGCTGCTTCTTGCGCGAACCGGTCCCGGCGATCCTCTCGCGCATCCGCGTATCACCCTCGTAGGGAAGGCCGGGCGTATCGACGATCCAGAACGCCGCGCGGCCCTGAAGGAGCGCTTTTTGGCGAAACATCCCAAATCGGCGCTTTATGCGGATTTCGCCGATTTTTCCTTTTGGCTGATGGCCATGGATGAGGCGCATTTGAACGGCGGTTTTGGGCGTGCCGGCCGTTTCGAGGCCAAGTCTCTCGTGACTTCCCTTGATGGGGCGGGAGCTTTGGTCGCGAATGAGGCGCAGGGGCTTGGGCAACTGAATGCCAGCCATCAAAGCGCACTCGCGCGGTTGGCGGCCACGCGCGCTGGCAAGTCCAATGGGGACTGGCATGCAACCGGGATAGATCCCGAAGGCCTCGATCTCGCTTGTGGCGATCGAACCGCTCGCGTCGTGTTTCCGGGCCGCGCCCAAAGCCTCCAGGAAGTTTTCGACATTGTGCCTCTTCTTGCGGAGCGGAACGCGAACAGCCTGGAGCCAGGCGCTTGAAGTCATTGTGCCGCGCGGCGATTGGCGCTTTTTTGAGCTCTAATTCTGTCACCAGTGTCGTATAAGATTTGCGCTACAGTTCATAGCAACGCGCCCTTCTCGCCGGCGCATCGAAAGTGAAGACGATGTTCCAAACCGGTCCTTTCAATCCGGCGTTTGGAGCCGGGACTTTCGGCCTCAAAGACCTCCGCCGCATTTCGTATAATCTCGAGGCCCCGCGCCTTGTTGAAGAGACGATACGGCGCGGCGAAGCCGCGATTGCCAAGGGCGGCGCCCTTTGCGCCGATACGGGTGCCCATACTGGCCGCTCGCCCAACGACAAATATATTGTGCGCGATGTTCTCACGGATCAGACGGTGTGGTGGGACAACAACAACGCCATGACGCCGCGAGCTTTCGATACGCTTTATGCCGACATGCTTGCCCATGCCAAGGGAATGGAACTTTTCGCGCAAGACCTTTATGGAGGCGCCGACCCCGCGCATCGGGTAAATGTGCGTGTGTTCACGGAATTTGCGTGGCACTCGCTGTTCATTCGCAATTTGCTGATCCGCCCGTCCAGCGAAGAGCTGGCAAAATTTACCGCCGATTTGACGATCCTCGATCTGCCCTCTTTCAAGGCGGACCCTGCGCGCCATGGCTGCCGGACGCAGACGGTCATCGCGATGGATTTCAGCCGGAAAATCGTGCTGATCGGCGGGACGAGCTATGCCGGTGAGATGAAGAAGTCGGTTTTCACTTACCTCAACTTCGTGCTTCCGGAAAGCGGCGTCATGCCGATGCATTGCTCGGCGAATGCGGGCCCGGGTGGTGATAGCGCGCTCTTCTTCGGCCTCTCCGGCACCGGCAAGACAACGCTTTCGGCCGATGCGTCGCGCACCTTGATCGGCGATGACGAGCATGGCTGGAGCCCGCGCGGCATTTTCAATTTCGAGGGCGGCTGCTATGCGAAAGCAATCAAATTGTCGCGTGAAGCCGAACCCGAAATCTATGGGACATCGGAACGGTTCGGCACGATTATGGAAAATGTCGTGCTCGATCCGCTGACACGCATGCCCGATTTTAACGACGGTTCAAAGACCGAAAACACCCGCATTGCCTATCCGCTCGATTTTATTCCCAACGCCTCGGCAAGCGGGCACGCCGGCCATCCCAAAAACGTTGTGATGCTCACTTGCGATGCTTTTGGCGTTTTGCCGCCGATCGCCAAACTCGACGCAGCGCAAGCGATGTATCATTTTCTGTCCGGTTACACGGCGAAGGTTGCCGGAACGGAAACCGGGGTGAGCGAACCGCAAGCGACGTTCTCGACCTGCTTTGGCGCGCCGTTCATGCCGCGCAACGCGTCTGTTTATGGCAATCTCTTGCGCGACTTCATCGCCAAGCATCAAGTTGATTGCTGGCTCGTCAATACGGGTTGGACGGGTGGCAAATATGGAATCGGCAGACGCATGCCGATCCGTGTCACGCGCAGGCTCCTGGCCGCTGCTCTTGATGGGTCGCTTTCGAAGGTCAGCTTCCGCATGGATCCTTATTTTGGCATTTCGGTGCCGCGCGATGTCCCAGGCCTTGAAGAAGATTTGCTCGATCCCGCCAAGACCTGGGCCGACCAAGCCGACTTCGAAGCGACCGCCCTAAAATTGGTCGGCATGTTCCGCGCGAATTTCGTTAAATACGAGGAGCATGTCGATAGCGAGGTCAAGGCCGCGCAACCTGCCGTCGTGGCGGTAGTCTAGCCGCTGAACTGTCTTGCCATTGCGAATGAAATCCCGAAACGGAACGATTTAGGAGGAACTGGGCCCCAAAGCTCAGGCGGTGATTCGTTCTTCCTGGTCGCTGGGCTCGCGAAGGACATAGCCGCGTCCCCAGACCGTTTCGATATAGTTACGGCCATCGCTCGCATTGGCGAGCTTTTTGCGCAGCTTGCAGATAAACACGTCGATGATCTTGAGCTCGGGCTCATCCATCCCGCCGTAGAGATGGTTGAGGAACATTTCCTTTGTCAAAGTCGTGCCTTTGCGCAAGGAGAGCAACTCCAGCATTTGATATTCCTTGCCGGTCAAATGCACCCGCGCGCCGGCGACCTCGACGGTTTTCTGATCGAGATTGACGATGAGATCGCCCGTCGCGATGACGGACTGGGCATGGCCTTTCGAGCGCCGCACGATGGCTTGGATGCGCGCGACAAGTTCGTCCTTATGGAAAGGCTTGGTCAAATAATCGTCGGCGCCAAATCCCAGGCCCTTGACCTTATCTTCGATCGCGGCGAGCCCGGAAAGAATGAGGATCGGCGTTTTGACCTTGGCGACTCGCAGGGTTCGCAGAACCTCATAACCCGACATGTCGGGAAGGTTCAGATCGAGCAATATAATGTCATAGTCGTAGAGCTTGCCGAGATCGATGCCCTCCTCGCCGAGATCTGTCGTATAGACATTGAAATTCTCGGATTTGAGCATCAGCTCTATGCTTTGCGCTGTCGCGCTATCGTCTTCAATCAGTAAAACGCGCATGTGAGGTCCCAGCCTTCCCCCCGTCGGTCGCCTTGCCGTCGCGCAAGATCGCTTGAAGTCCCGCGCGGTGGCTATCTTGGCCAGTGCTCCGCGATGAGGACTTCGCTACGAATTTCGTAACCTTAACGGGCATTGGTTAACAAAAACATTCCACCGAAATCCAGATCGTTGCTGGCGGCCGCGCCACGGGCGCCAGCTGATTCGTTTTTCCGTCTCGAGAGTTTAATCCTGCCGGCGCAAGCTTGCGCGACGAAGGACACGCCGCGTGGCCGAATGTGCGCAGAAATTTTCGCAATTTGGGGTCACAAGCGTTGAGCAAGCTCTCCCGCAGGTAAAAAATGGGCCACCTCGTCGGGCCAGGGGAGGGAAAACTTGTGAGCTTTTTCGTGGGGGTAACGAATGGGCAACTTTACTCAGGCAAAGTGGTGATCGCACGGGGCCTTGGGCTCGCCGTGCCATGCCGACCGCGTTGGAGCAGGCCGTTGTTGAAAAGTCCGGCATCTTTTTTCGGATCCGCCTTTGAGGTCCAGCCCGCGTCTTGGAGTTGAAACAATGAAATCGCGGGATACATTGGCGCGTCTCAGGCGTTTTCAGGTTGATGAAACCCGCCGCCGGGTCACCCAAATCGAAACGATGATCGCCGAATTTTCCAAGATGGCCCGCGATCTCGACCGGGAAATCGCGCTTGAAGAACAACGGTCTGGAATATCCGATATTTCCCACTTCGCCTATCCGACGTATGCCCGCGCGGCGCGAACGCGGCGGGACAATTTGCAGCGATCGGCTGGGGAACTGACGGTTCAGCTCGAAGAGGCGCGCCAGTTTCTTGAGGAAACCCTCGCCGATCCCAGCAATGCACGCATCCTCGATAGCGGGAAGCTTATTGGCCCAGTCAATGGCACGGGGGCCGGGACAAACGGAACGTTGGGGATAACCGCGCGGCGCGTGCAAGTTTAACCGACTTTGATCATATACGGGCGCGCCGGGGGCGGGCGGAGGATTGCAGCAATCGTCCATTTTCATCAAGTTTCCGACAGACCAAGTTCCGCTTGCCATAGCGGCACGCATCGTGCAGGGATGCCGCCGGACATGGCGGCCGGTGCACGCGCGGCGGCGCGGCGGGGCATGGTTGTCCGGAGAGCGATGAAGCGCATTCTCGATTTTTTCTGGCCGTTGGTCGGCTTTGCCGCGGTCGCCGTTTCACTTTGGCTTCTCCACAGGGAGTTCAAAGGCGAAGCTGTAGGCCCGGAAGTCTGGGAACACCTCAAGTCGATTTCCCTTGGGCATTATTTGCTGGCGATGCTGTCGACGCTTGTCGCCTACGCGGCGCTGGCTTGGTATGACCGGATCGCGCTCCTCCATCTTGGCATCAAGAATATCTCATGGGTGTTTATTTCGCTTTGTTCCTTCACGACTTACGCACTCGCACATAATATCGGAGCGACGGTTTTCTCAGGCGGGATGGTTCGCTACCGGGCCTATCACTCGAAAGGCCTCAGCGCGGCGCAAGTTGCGGTTCTCGTCGCCATTTGTTCTTTGACATTCGCCCTCGGCACGGTGTTGCTCGGGGGCATCATTTCCGTGTTGGAACCAGAACAACTCAGCCGGTTTCGCGGTAAATTGCCGGAATATCTGCGGTCTCTCACCGATCCCACGACCGCCCGGCTGATCGGCGTCGTGTTCCTCAGCGGCGTTGCAATCTATGTGATCGGTTCGATTCTCCGCTTTAAACCGCTCATTATAAGAGGGTTCCGGCTCGAATATCCGAAGCCGGGAATCACCGTCCGGCAATTGCTGGCGGCGCCGCTGGAACTTCTAGGGGCGGCCGGCATCATCTTTTTTTCGCTTCCGGATGCGGGCAATCCTGGTTATTTTGCTGTGCTGGCGGTGTTTATCGCTTCGTTTTCGGCGGCGCTTTGGTCGAATGCGCCGGGCGGATTGGGCGTTTTCGAATGGTTTTTCATCAGCGCCATGCCCGAAATGCCCAAAACGCAGGTGCTGGCGGCATTGCTTGTCTTCCGTTTTTTTTATCTGCTCATTCCGTTTTTCCTGTCGATTTTCGTTGTCATTGCGTTCGAGCGCAACCGGCTGAAGGAAGTGCTGCACACCGAGAGCCATCATCCCCTTGCCAGTGGTGAGATAAAACAAACGTCTGATCGCAACCGTGCCGGGATCCCTTAGCCATCGCTTTGCTATCCTCGCGCGCGAATGGCAGTCCGTTGTACTGAGCGGCGCTTCCTTTTCCCGCTACCAGCTATGCCTTGCAGGAACGTGCAAGATATTCCTGTGCTGATTCCGGCTAGGGTGCTGCTGTTCGTACAAAATCACATCTATGTCAAGGATAATTGGCTTTTGTAGACAATACTCTTGATCTATTTGTTAGCTTTTCGATATTATAAAGTATTTCTGTATCTTCAATTATAAATAAAGCTTTTGTCTTGTAGAAATAGATATACATAGAATATAAAAGTTTTTTAATTTATCAATTAAGATATGAATATATTGCCGCCGTTTCATCACAATAGCCATGCAACCATTGTCATGCTCAGCAGATTGAGCTTGAAATGTCACGGCATGGAGTGTGAATTGTGAGAAAAATTATCATGGCTGGTCTTGCGTTATTTGCGTCTTGTTGCATCGCGCAAGCGCAAAGCTGGACAGGCAAGGCGTCTTATTATGGCGGCCGCGGCCATATGGCCTGCGCGCATCGCTCGTTGCCGTTTGGAACGCATGTCCGGGTGACCAATCTCGCCAACCACAAAACAGCAGTGCTCGTGGTCAATGACCGGGGGCCGTACATTCAGGGCCGGATCATCGATGTCTCGACTGGTGCCGCCGATATTCTTGGGTTTCGCCACGCCGGTGTGGCGCAGGTGATGGTCGAGACGGTGACCGACTAGGCAGCCGCGGGCCACCAAATTCTTCCAATCCCTACGAGTTGAAGACCCGGAACCTCAGCCGGATTGCGCCCACATCACAGTATCAGAGGGCCAAGGTCGCCGACGACCATGGTCCCCGGCAAAAGTCCCCGCGCGCGGCCGGTAATTTTGCAATCGCCGCCGCCGCCGGAAATCTCGAAAAGGTGGTATCCGGCGCGGTGGCGCGGTTTCCCGCGAATGGCGGATGCCGAGGGCACGCCAATGACCGGCACGAGACCGCCGGGGCCTTGGAGCCGGGTCGTGCAAAGTTTGTGGTTATGACCATGAATGATGAGTTCGGCGCCTGCGCGGCCGATCAGGGCGCCAAAGCGCCGGGCATCAGTGAGACCGCGCCCGATACGGGACGCCGAGGCTTCGGGCGGATGGTGCAGCATCACGACCCGGACAAGACCGCTCCGGGCTGTTTCGACGAGAAGTTTTTCCGCGGCGTCCAACTGGCGCTCGCCCAAATAACCGGAAGCAATGAATAAGGGAGTCGGGATACCCGAGGATAGGCCGATGAAGGCCACATTCTCCCGAACCCGCAGATAGGGGAATTGTTGGGCGCCGCGCGTCTCGCCCGTCGTCCAGGGCGCGAAAATGCGGGCAAGACCAGGCAAGGAGCCGCGCACATAGGCATCGTGATTGCCCGGCACGAAACTGACGTCTTCGGGGTCTCCCAAGGTCTCCAGCCAAGTGCGGGCGAGATGAAATTCCGCTGGAAGACCGATATTGGCGATGTCCCCGGTGACCGCGATATGGCTTGGATGATGGGCTCGCAGATCCGCCACGATTTGCGCAAGGACACCCATATCATGGGCGCGGGAGCGGGAGCGTTTCCAGTTCAAATAGCCGGTCACCCGCTTGCCGATGAGGTCACGCCGGCGCAAACTTGGCAAGGGCCCGATATGCGGGTCGGACAAATGGGCAAGAAGAATTTTCACGCGGCCAATGTGCTGCTCTTCGCGGCGCGTCAAGCGGCGACGCGGAAATTTCCAACAAGGACATTTAGCAAATCCAAGGCCAGCGGCAAAACGAATTGCAAGCGGCCACGAAGAAGTGACCTCTCCCGGCGGCCCTGGCGGCCTACCAGTTGATATTCCTCAAGTCAGACGGTGGGACTTTCTGCGATAAACATGAATTGACTCGCGCCTCCCAACCGTTTGTCTAAACTCAGCAAACATCCGTCAGCACTGCAAACTCGATGGTTTTCCCGAATGGTTCCCCACTCTCGTTTGATATTTACGGTCTCCGCCCGCGCTGCGGCAATTCTGCTTGCTTGCGGCAGCCTTGGCGCCGGACAATTCTCTTCTGGAAAGGCCGATTACGTCATTGAGCTGTTCACGAGCCAAGGCTGCTCTTTTTGTCCGCGGGCCGACCAAATGCTCGCCACGATGGCGCGGGAGCCAGGTGTTGTCGCGTTGTCCTTCCCGGTTGATTATTGGGATTATATCGGCTGGCGGGATACACTCGCTTCGCCAGTATTTACGACGCGGCAAAGGGCTTATGCTTTGGCGCATGGCGAGGCGCAAGTCTATACACCGCAGATTGTCGTAAACGGGCTTGCCAGTGCGGCTGGCGGCGACCATGAGGAAATCCAACAGGCGATCAAATCGGCGAAGGATGCCGATGGCGCTATGACGGTGCCGATGCATTTGTCGCAAGCGGATGGCCATTACTCGATCGAGGTCGCCAGCGGCGGCGGCGGCCCAGCGGGAGTTTTCGTGCTCCGGGTCGCGCGCTCTAGCACGGTTCACATTCAACGTGGAGAGAATGCCGGCCGAGTCGTGACCTATACCAATGTCGTCCGCGCGATAGATAAGGTCGGGGAGTGGAACGGTCAGACCGCGACATTCGACATGCCGCGCACGCCTCCATCGGGCGAGGGCTTTGTGGTGCTGATCCAAAAAGGTACGCCGGAACGCCCAGGCGCAATTCTTGCCGCGGCGAAGACCGAGGGGCTTTGAGGTCATCGGCCGCGAATGGCCACGGCTTCGCTTCCGCCTAAAATTTCCGGATTGGCCGGGACTGTCCAAATTTCAGCGGCGACCCTGTAGGTGGCTTCCACCGGCCGTGCTCACGGCCTATAGAGAAGGCAAGCAGTTCGCGCGAAGCGGCCAGGAGCAACGATCCGCCATGTATTTTCCAAATATGTCTTTTCCCAACATGTCTTGTCGACTCATTCGCGGTTTAACCTTTGTTTTCACCCTTGTCCTTGGGGCCGTACTCGTTTGCACCAGTCCAGCGTCCGCAAGGAGGAGGCATAAGGAGGCAAAACCCGCGAAGATCGAACAGCCCTCTCCCGCGAACACGGACACGAAGAACGCCGGGAAGCCGTCGCAGTTGGCGAGTTACGGCGACTGGGGCGTTTTTCTCGCCCAGGGGGACAAGTCGAAGACCTGCTACGCGTTGGCTTCGCCGAAAGATAGGGCTCCCTCGGGCCTGAAACGCGACCCCGCCTATGTGTTCATCTCCAACCGGCCCGGCGAAAAGGTGCGGGGGGAGGTTTCCATCATCATGGGATTTTCCGTGAAGGATGGGGCCGCCGCTCATGCGGACATCGGGGGAACTGGCTTCGATCTGGTCGCCAAGGGGGCCAATGCCTGGATCAAGAACCAGGCTCAGGAGCCGCAATTCGTCGATGCTTTGAAGAAGGGATCGAAACTGATCGTTAAGGCACCCTCGTCCAAGGGGCGCTTGACGGTTGACAGCTATTCGCTCGCCGGCCTGGCGCAAGCGCTCGACAGGATCGAGAAGGAATGCCCCTGAGACGTTGCTTGCGCGAAGGACCATGCTGGCGGTAGCATATCGCCAAATGGAAACGCGCACTGAGGCGATGCTCGCGGGGGGAACACATGTCCGATAAAATCTATCCCGTCACGCCTGACTGGGAGCAGCGGGCCTTTATCGACAACGCGAAATACCGCGAACTTTATGCAAGTTCGATCGCCGATACCGAGAGCTTTTGGGCCAGGGAAGCTGGCCGAATCGATTGGATCAGACCCTTTACGCAGGTCAAGAACGCGTCGTTTGGTCCGGGCACCGTGTCGATCAAATGGTTCGAGGACGGCACCACCAATATCACGCAAAATTGCATCGACCGGCATCTGTTGCGGCTCAAAAACCGGACGGCGATCATTTGGGAAGCCGACGACCCTAAAGAATCGAGACATATCACCTACCAGCAATTGCATGATGAAGTCTGCCGCCTCGCCAATGTCCTTAAGGCGCATGGAGTCGGAAAAGGCGACACGGTCACGATCTATCTGCCGATGATTCCCGAGGCGGCCTATGCGATGCTGGCCTGCGCGCGGATTGGCGCGGTCCATTCGGTGGTCTTTGGCGGCTTCTCGGCGGATTCGCTCGCTGGACGGATCGAGGATTGCCGCTCAAAACTCCTCATCACCGCCGACGAAGGGCGGCGCGGCGGCCGCGCGACGCCCCTAAAGGCACATGCCGACGAAGCGGTCGCGAAA is a window of Methylocapsa sp. D3K7 DNA encoding:
- a CDS encoding NUDIX hydrolase, yielding MTPARSRPSDASGSAREYPTRPCLGVSLAVFRDGLVLLARRVRPPFTGVFSLPGGLVEAGETLEDAALRELREEVRIEARIAAFNQLVESIDRDSLGQIRHHYVIASFAGEWIAGDATPGAEANETIWAAPSRLAALDCTPGLATVVDAAEKLLARPRAPHLRPSQ
- the pdxH gene encoding pyridoxamine 5'-phosphate oxidase → MNELTSGDFTGSAEPFALFASWFEDAKKSEPSDADAMALATAGADGLPDVRMVLLKDATPAGFVFYTNSESAKGQELQANMHAAAVFHWKSLRRQVRLRGPVTLVGGAEVDAYFASRPLQSKIGAWASQQSRPLESRFALETAAAKFAAKFALSEVPRPPHWFGYRISPLYLEFWSEGAFRLHDRIVFRRQTEQTAWHKERLYP
- a CDS encoding RT0821/Lpp0805 family surface protein gives rise to the protein MACGGRTIVWYSWLRAVPLVRAGGLGCALAVLAGCSMSFPISPLMTPSSKEDVTGTITKASIANLLEPEDWRRAKAALSTALDPQGNGSLVGWDNPESGNKGSFIPVGKPYPLESGICRVFLAELDRKGAEQSIQGTACADTKGEWTIAEAKPWKKA
- a CDS encoding DnaJ C-terminal domain-containing protein, whose translation is MRDPYVVLGVEKSASLADVKKAFRKLAKKYHPDQSKEPKAKEKFAEANSAYEILGDEKKRAAFDRGEIDAEGKPRFHGFEGFGAEGPGFGRRAQAGGPGFQHFEFNFGGGQPGGAAEGLNPGDIFSELFSAGAAAGRRRGGRGAAGPPPRGEDVSAVVTITLAEAVKGTTARVTLPTGRTLEVTVPAGIEDGKQIRLKRQGHQSPLGGEPGDAMVTVQIAKHPYFRIEGRDLRLELPVTLYEVVVGAKVNAPTLDGTVELTVPPGSNGGRTLRLRGKGLPNPQGPAGDLLVTLKIVLPDETDSELAGLMRKWESQKPYNPRAGMK
- a CDS encoding pyridoxamine 5'-phosphate oxidase family protein, coding for MTQTGADEAIREPFDALALAKELLRSVRAGALATVVPGQASPFVSLVNVATAPDASPILLLSELAAHTRHLAADPRVSLLLARTGPGDPLAHPRITLVGKAGRIDDPERRAALKERFLAKHPKSALYADFADFSFWLMAMDEAHLNGGFGRAGRFEAKSLVTSLDGAGALVANEAQGLGQLNASHQSALARLAATRAGKSNGDWHATGIDPEGLDLACGDRTARVVFPGRAQSLQEVFDIVPLLAERNANSLEPGA
- a CDS encoding phosphoenolpyruvate carboxykinase, whose protein sequence is MFQTGPFNPAFGAGTFGLKDLRRISYNLEAPRLVEETIRRGEAAIAKGGALCADTGAHTGRSPNDKYIVRDVLTDQTVWWDNNNAMTPRAFDTLYADMLAHAKGMELFAQDLYGGADPAHRVNVRVFTEFAWHSLFIRNLLIRPSSEELAKFTADLTILDLPSFKADPARHGCRTQTVIAMDFSRKIVLIGGTSYAGEMKKSVFTYLNFVLPESGVMPMHCSANAGPGGDSALFFGLSGTGKTTLSADASRTLIGDDEHGWSPRGIFNFEGGCYAKAIKLSREAEPEIYGTSERFGTIMENVVLDPLTRMPDFNDGSKTENTRIAYPLDFIPNASASGHAGHPKNVVMLTCDAFGVLPPIAKLDAAQAMYHFLSGYTAKVAGTETGVSEPQATFSTCFGAPFMPRNASVYGNLLRDFIAKHQVDCWLVNTGWTGGKYGIGRRMPIRVTRRLLAAALDGSLSKVSFRMDPYFGISVPRDVPGLEEDLLDPAKTWADQADFEATALKLVGMFRANFVKYEEHVDSEVKAAQPAVVAVV
- a CDS encoding response regulator transcription factor CtrA, producing the protein MRVLLIEDDSATAQSIELMLKSENFNVYTTDLGEEGIDLGKLYDYDIILLDLNLPDMSGYEVLRTLRVAKVKTPILILSGLAAIEDKVKGLGFGADDYLTKPFHKDELVARIQAIVRRSKGHAQSVIATGDLIVNLDQKTVEVAGARVHLTGKEYQMLELLSLRKGTTLTKEMFLNHLYGGMDEPELKIIDVFICKLRKKLANASDGRNYIETVWGRGYVLREPSDQEERITA
- a CDS encoding flagellar export protein FliJ produces the protein MKSRDTLARLRRFQVDETRRRVTQIETMIAEFSKMARDLDREIALEEQRSGISDISHFAYPTYARAARTRRDNLQRSAGELTVQLEEARQFLEETLADPSNARILDSGKLIGPVNGTGAGTNGTLGITARRVQV
- a CDS encoding UPF0104 family protein, translating into MKRILDFFWPLVGFAAVAVSLWLLHREFKGEAVGPEVWEHLKSISLGHYLLAMLSTLVAYAALAWYDRIALLHLGIKNISWVFISLCSFTTYALAHNIGATVFSGGMVRYRAYHSKGLSAAQVAVLVAICSLTFALGTVLLGGIISVLEPEQLSRFRGKLPEYLRSLTDPTTARLIGVVFLSGVAIYVIGSILRFKPLIIRGFRLEYPKPGITVRQLLAAPLELLGAAGIIFFSLPDAGNPGYFAVLAVFIASFSAALWSNAPGGLGVFEWFFISAMPEMPKTQVLAALLVFRFFYLLIPFFLSIFVVIAFERNRLKEVLHTESHHPLASGEIKQTSDRNRAGIP
- a CDS encoding septal ring lytic transglycosylase RlpA family protein gives rise to the protein MRKIIMAGLALFASCCIAQAQSWTGKASYYGGRGHMACAHRSLPFGTHVRVTNLANHKTAVLVVNDRGPYIQGRIIDVSTGAADILGFRHAGVAQVMVETVTD
- a CDS encoding metallophosphoesterase, coding for MTRREEQHIGRVKILLAHLSDPHIGPLPSLRRRDLIGKRVTGYLNWKRSRSRAHDMGVLAQIVADLRAHHPSHIAVTGDIANIGLPAEFHLARTWLETLGDPEDVSFVPGNHDAYVRGSLPGLARIFAPWTTGETRGAQQFPYLRVRENVAFIGLSSGIPTPLFIASGYLGERQLDAAEKLLVETARSGLVRVVMLHHPPEASASRIGRGLTDARRFGALIGRAGAELIIHGHNHKLCTTRLQGPGGLVPVIGVPSASAIRGKPRHRAGYHLFEISGGGGDCKITGRARGLLPGTMVVGDLGPLIL